The Ascochyta rabiei chromosome 3, complete sequence genome segment AACAGCCGCTTTGGAACCCTGAAGAAGATTTTTCGCCCCAAGCTGTTATACCGTCGTCAACAGAGCTCTTCCACTTCTACCGTCTCACCCTTGGACAGTGTGCTAAGCTGTCCACCGGCAGCAGGTTGGCAGAGCTTTCCACAACTTTTGCGAAGTACCTAGATCAGTACGGACAACAGGTACTATACTATTTTCTCAGTGAACGGTCCGGCGCACAAGGACCTTCCGTGGAGGAGGCTATCCTCATTCTTAACACCGCAGACTACTGTTATGCCACCTGCAATCAGCTAGAAGAGAAAATCAGAGGCCGTATCGACGAAGACTTTAAAGAAAAGGTGGACCTGCAGAGCCAGGCAGATGCCTTCATGGGTATCGCCAGTGCAATCGTTCGTGTGCTTGTCAGAAAGGTCGAGATAGCGTGCGAACCTACATGGCGAGAAATGCGCAACACGCCTTGGAGCAAACTCGAGAGTGTAGGCGATCAAAGCTCCTATGTTGCAGAGCTCTTGCGCCACGTCAAGGAAACATCGGCCGAGATACTCAAGTCGCTCCACAAGCAACAGTATGCGCGAGCGTTTTGCGATAATCTGGTTGATCTTATGGCCAACGCATATATCGCAAACATCATACAGAGCAAGCCCATCTCCGAAGTCGGTGCAGAGCAGATGCTGCTAGACTCTTACGTCTTGAAGAAAGGCTTTACAGAGCTTCCCATTCTCAATGAGGAAACTGGGGCCGCTCCACCAGCCAGGTAGGGCACCCACACTCGCGGAAATCACCAACTACTGACATCACGCAGCTTCGTCAAACGCGTCAATCAAGCCATGTCGCGGATTGACCCCCTTCTCAAAACTCTCCAAGTCCGCCCCTCCCCACCCGAAGCCCTTGTTCAAGCATATCTCATTCATATCGCCGACAAATCCGATACCAATTTCCGCAAGATCATGGACTTGAAAGGCATTCGCAAAGCCGAACAAACGCAATTGCTGGATCTGTTTGCAGCCTTCAAAGCTTCGCCTTCACACTCGGAACTCGTCGAGAACTCGACCTTCCTTACTCCGATCCAGCTCCAGGCACCACCGTCAGCTGGCACCATTGGCAGTAATGTGGGAAGCGTGATGGGAAACATGGGCACACAAAGCCTAGCGAGTGGGAGATTTGATCCGGCGGGACTGGGCAACATGCTGGTCAACGCTGCAAGGGATGGAGTGGATCGATTTGGAAGTCCAGCACCGGGGGCGCAGCAACATGCTGAAGGGGGAGATGGGAAGGCGAATCTTAATGATAATCTCAAGAACATTGGCAAGTTC includes the following:
- a CDS encoding Vacuolar protein sorting-associated protein 53; protein product: MSLDSGTTHHVGALKPDYDPIGHLNAIFSHPATLSSVSSTSEALRSYQDDLDEDIAVFVASQSVSDADSVQRIQAAKGELADLFKKIESVRERAMQTEQTITDMTADIKRLDNTKRNLTLSMTALKRLQMLTTAYEQLRSLSKSRQYRECAQLLQAVIQLVAHFKSYRSIDQIATLSRNVADVQGELLEQVCEDFEVTFAKGDVAQRKAMLAEACLVIDALGDHARTRLVNWYCNTQLREYRQVFRGNDEAGSLDNISRRYSWFNRMMKTYDIEHAAIFPAYWRVNEMLANSYCEGTREDFKAILQRSMRRGDGQTLDVDLLLSCLQETLNFEHSLERRFSNESRSSMDTIVSRDERPHGFSQAISEAFEPYMSLWVESQDKQLATLIPKYRQQPLWNPEEDFSPQAVIPSSTELFHFYRLTLGQCAKLSTGSRLAELSTTFAKYLDQYGQQVLYYFLSERSGAQGPSVEEAILILNTADYCYATCNQLEEKIRGRIDEDFKEKVDLQSQADAFMGIASAIVRVLVRKVEIACEPTWREMRNTPWSKLESVGDQSSYVAELLRHVKETSAEILKSLHKQQYARAFCDNLVDLMANAYIANIIQSKPISEVGAEQMLLDSYVLKKGFTELPILNEETGAAPPASFVKRVNQAMSRIDPLLKTLQVRPSPPEALVQAYLIHIADKSDTNFRKIMDLKGIRKAEQTQLLDLFAAFKASPSHSELVENSTFLTPIQLQAPPSAGTIGSNVGSVMGNMGTQSLASGRFDPAGLGNMLVNAARDGVDRFGSPAPGAQQHAEGGDGKANLNDNLKNIGKFFRRDVGGFRGFGKSEG